A genomic segment from Desulfurobacterium pacificum encodes:
- a CDS encoding UvrD-helicase domain-containing protein codes for MIKLIEANAGAGKTTTLINVYIKLLEKYHPDNIAFITFTEAAAAEIKTRIRQKLKAIPQFQKYLLLLPSAPIGTIHSFCLELLRKYGHKLGFISLDTEIINELKKEKLLDKAVTETLLQFQSKNSQKLHQLLSKIDFDGVSALKDLMKNLKHAISERTRFIGYKSSIEEIVKNVENMFKELPLSAIPNTDVEFDLSKAETKENFQKELEVSKILYELTFKAINNYKKLLKEENAVDYDEILERTLELLHLDNPKSEILNQIKVLIIDEFQDTDPVQWKIVKELHRENPNLLIYLVGDPKQSIYRFRSADIFVWNEAKSISTEVTEKTENYRSAENLLSFFNLFFDHLFNKKYHGFKAEVLFKPFTKTEKTEPKGSVEIIVFRERKERELFAETAISKALPFAEKGTVGVVARTWKSLKIFEKKLKENGIDFTYLSSSPFKAEGLKELLHLLKWLSNPEDKKSLFFFLSSRFIGLSHEQSLKAIIKKEIPELLQETLKTIENALSMKNKELHSALIVHLINKLKILDALHLTDPDSYIAILELISETFFFESSEPVAFEELTEYIESLINSNSSGSTGKNVPEKGFILTTIHSAKGLEFDSVILVPWRPNNRFGRFIFSNVGATVKLFSQERDNPNTSPYHFMLKTVNRFLNELEEKNLLYVGITRAKKQLILGAFPEGKQNNAFKIGGFVFERKDFTKYIQRPKVQVIKPIDEDREEPIIFDPDNLKMKKFERVTPSSLEEVEIKQEKPSDRKNRIAPEIYGTIVHALCQAFVKGASLEKAIKFALSSLTFPPKELEERLKEIYKLLEENYPFLKKGKSEIPFIFREGNTIVKGQIDLILPINRNEAEVWDFKTGNYSKEKVQIYKKQIELYAKAVKLMGYEVKRGIIFFIDQNRTIEIPIS; via the coding sequence ATGATTAAACTCATTGAAGCAAACGCTGGCGCAGGAAAAACAACAACTCTCATCAACGTATACATAAAACTTTTAGAAAAATATCACCCAGACAATATAGCGTTCATAACTTTTACAGAAGCTGCCGCTGCTGAAATTAAAACCCGCATTCGTCAAAAGCTTAAAGCGATACCTCAGTTTCAAAAATACCTCTTGCTCCTACCCTCAGCTCCGATAGGTACCATTCACTCATTCTGCTTAGAACTACTCAGAAAATATGGACACAAACTTGGATTTATCTCTTTAGACACAGAAATAATCAACGAACTAAAAAAAGAAAAACTTTTAGATAAAGCCGTAACTGAAACTCTACTCCAGTTTCAATCAAAAAATTCCCAAAAACTCCACCAACTACTTTCCAAAATAGACTTTGACGGAGTTTCAGCACTTAAAGACCTTATGAAAAACCTAAAACATGCAATAAGCGAAAGAACGCGATTTATAGGCTACAAAAGCAGTATAGAAGAAATAGTAAAGAACGTAGAAAACATGTTTAAAGAACTACCTTTAAGCGCAATCCCGAATACAGACGTTGAGTTTGACCTTTCAAAAGCAGAAACGAAAGAGAATTTTCAAAAAGAGTTAGAGGTCTCAAAAATACTTTATGAGCTAACTTTTAAAGCAATTAATAACTACAAAAAACTACTAAAGGAAGAAAATGCAGTAGACTACGATGAAATACTCGAAAGAACGTTGGAGTTGCTACATTTAGATAACCCGAAAAGCGAAATACTCAATCAGATAAAAGTTCTCATAATTGATGAATTTCAAGATACCGACCCAGTCCAGTGGAAAATAGTTAAAGAACTTCACAGAGAAAATCCCAACCTCCTCATCTACTTAGTAGGCGACCCGAAACAATCTATATACAGATTTCGTTCTGCAGATATCTTTGTCTGGAACGAAGCGAAATCAATAAGCACAGAAGTAACCGAAAAAACAGAAAACTACCGCTCTGCAGAAAACCTTCTATCTTTTTTCAACCTTTTCTTTGACCACCTCTTCAACAAAAAATATCACGGATTTAAAGCAGAAGTTCTATTCAAGCCGTTTACAAAAACAGAAAAGACAGAACCCAAAGGTAGCGTTGAAATTATCGTTTTCAGAGAAAGGAAAGAAAGGGAACTCTTCGCAGAAACAGCAATTTCAAAAGCACTTCCATTTGCAGAAAAAGGAACTGTAGGAGTAGTAGCAAGAACTTGGAAATCTCTCAAAATTTTTGAAAAGAAACTGAAAGAGAACGGTATAGATTTCACCTACCTCTCATCCTCACCTTTCAAAGCAGAAGGTTTAAAAGAGCTTCTACACCTCCTGAAATGGTTAAGTAATCCAGAAGACAAGAAATCCTTATTTTTCTTCCTATCTTCAAGGTTTATAGGTCTCTCTCATGAACAAAGTCTCAAAGCGATAATAAAAAAAGAAATACCAGAACTTTTACAGGAAACGCTAAAAACGATAGAAAACGCTCTATCCATGAAAAACAAAGAACTCCATTCTGCTCTTATCGTTCACTTGATAAACAAACTAAAAATATTAGATGCCCTCCACCTTACAGACCCAGACTCCTACATTGCAATACTTGAATTGATTTCAGAAACCTTCTTCTTTGAATCGTCAGAACCAGTAGCATTTGAAGAACTTACAGAGTACATAGAAAGCTTGATAAACAGCAACAGCAGCGGAAGTACAGGCAAAAACGTACCTGAAAAAGGGTTTATCCTGACAACAATTCACAGCGCAAAAGGACTTGAATTTGACTCAGTAATATTAGTTCCTTGGAGACCCAACAACAGATTTGGTAGATTTATATTTAGCAACGTAGGAGCAACGGTTAAGCTCTTCTCTCAAGAAAGGGACAACCCCAACACCAGCCCATACCACTTCATGCTTAAAACAGTTAACAGGTTTCTCAACGAATTAGAGGAAAAAAACCTTTTATATGTAGGAATCACAAGAGCCAAAAAGCAGCTCATTTTAGGAGCATTTCCAGAAGGTAAACAAAATAACGCTTTCAAAATCGGTGGTTTTGTTTTTGAGAGAAAAGACTTCACCAAATATATTCAGAGACCTAAAGTCCAAGTAATAAAACCGATAGATGAAGACAGAGAAGAACCAATAATCTTTGACCCCGATAACCTAAAAATGAAAAAATTTGAGAGAGTTACCCCTTCTTCCTTAGAAGAAGTGGAAATCAAACAGGAAAAACCTTCAGATAGAAAAAATCGGATAGCACCAGAAATCTACGGAACAATCGTTCACGCTTTATGTCAAGCCTTCGTCAAAGGAGCAAGTTTAGAAAAAGCAATTAAATTCGCACTGAGTTCTTTAACGTTCCCACCAAAAGAGTTAGAAGAAAGGCTAAAAGAAATCTATAAGCTCCTTGAAGAAAACTATCCATTTTTGAAAAAAGGAAAAAGTGAAATTCCTTTTATTTTCAGAGAAGGAAATACCATTGTCAAAGGACAAATTGACTTGATTTTACCGATAAATAGAAACGAAGCAGAGGTATGGGATTTCAAAACAGGAAATTACAGCAAAGAAAAAGTACAAATCTACAAAAAACAAATAGAACTCTACGCTAAAGCTGTAAAGCTTATGGGATATGAAGTGAAAAGGGGAATTATCTTCTTCATAGACCAAAACAGAACAATAGAAATTCCCATAAGTTGA
- the recO gene encoding DNA repair protein RecO has translation MKVKGFILKSKNLGENLRQIVVFSDKLGMLNLIVKTNKIPFPLSVDLFSLSQFELVQIGERFEVKQVKLIEHNFPKSFRHFVYMSKIAKLLSQFPLAKNEKLFQMVERYLKITEKFNLAYTMFLVKFAFVEGIFPILNRCAVCKKTIGKDEEVGGFSIKHSGIVCFNCKDNHALKWNLKDSKLTIKLAKESFHKAKTQKLANAQLGRIRSTFEKYVVERLQ, from the coding sequence ATGAAAGTAAAAGGATTCATCCTAAAAAGCAAAAACTTAGGGGAAAATCTCCGTCAGATAGTTGTTTTCTCAGATAAATTGGGAATGCTCAATCTAATAGTAAAGACGAACAAAATCCCCTTCCCCCTTTCTGTTGACCTTTTTTCTCTCTCTCAATTTGAGTTAGTGCAGATAGGAGAAAGATTTGAAGTTAAGCAGGTTAAGTTGATTGAGCACAATTTCCCTAAATCCTTCAGGCATTTTGTTTACATGTCAAAAATAGCAAAACTGCTCTCCCAATTCCCTCTTGCCAAAAACGAAAAACTTTTCCAAATGGTTGAAAGGTATCTGAAAATAACGGAAAAGTTTAACCTTGCCTATACCATGTTTTTAGTAAAGTTTGCGTTCGTGGAGGGGATTTTTCCCATTCTGAACAGATGTGCCGTATGTAAGAAAACAATTGGAAAAGACGAAGAAGTGGGGGGATTTTCCATCAAACACAGCGGTATTGTCTGCTTTAACTGTAAAGACAATCACGCTCTAAAGTGGAATCTAAAAGACTCTAAGTTAACAATAAAATTAGCAAAGGAATCGTTTCACAAAGCCAAAACACAAAAACTTGCAAACGCTCAACTTGGTAGAATAAGGTCAACCTTTGAAAAATACGTAGTGGAACGTCTGCAATGA
- the ychF gene encoding redox-regulated ATPase YchF, which yields MGFNCGIVGLPNVGKSTLFNALTNTAKAEAANYPFCTIEPNVGIVEVPDERLYKIAEIVKPKKITPTTIEFVDIAGLVRGASKGEGLGNQFLANIRNVDAIAHVVRCFQDENVVHVDGSVNPLRDIETINLELVFKDLESVEKRLQRVSKQAKSGDKKARAEVEALEKLKVILENGERIYPHLESLDENALKVVKELALLTAKPVMYIANVDEDGLFEDNELVKQVKELAEKEKAPVVKICAKIEAELSELDKEEKEEFLKELGMEEPGLNAVIREGYKLLDLITFFTAGEQEVKAWTVKKGTKAPQAAGKIHSDIERGFIRAEVIKYEDLIREGSMQACKEKGLMRLEGKDYIVQDGDIIYFRFNV from the coding sequence ATGGGATTCAACTGCGGTATAGTAGGACTTCCAAACGTTGGAAAATCAACGCTTTTCAACGCACTAACCAACACGGCAAAGGCAGAAGCGGCAAACTACCCGTTCTGCACGATAGAACCGAACGTCGGAATCGTTGAAGTTCCAGATGAAAGGCTCTACAAGATAGCGGAAATCGTTAAACCTAAAAAGATAACGCCAACCACCATTGAGTTTGTTGACATAGCAGGTTTGGTAAGAGGTGCAAGCAAAGGTGAAGGATTGGGCAACCAGTTTTTAGCCAACATCAGAAACGTTGACGCCATTGCCCACGTTGTAAGGTGCTTTCAGGATGAAAACGTCGTTCACGTTGACGGAAGCGTTAACCCACTCAGAGACATAGAAACGATAAACCTCGAGTTAGTATTTAAAGACCTTGAAAGCGTTGAGAAAAGGCTTCAGAGAGTTTCCAAACAGGCAAAGTCTGGCGATAAAAAAGCAAGGGCAGAAGTAGAAGCTTTAGAAAAGCTAAAAGTGATACTTGAAAACGGGGAGAGAATATATCCCCACCTTGAAAGTTTAGACGAAAACGCGCTGAAAGTGGTAAAAGAGTTGGCGCTCTTAACTGCAAAGCCCGTAATGTATATAGCAAACGTTGATGAAGATGGACTTTTTGAAGACAACGAATTAGTAAAGCAGGTTAAGGAATTAGCAGAGAAAGAAAAAGCGCCGGTAGTTAAGATATGCGCAAAGATAGAAGCAGAACTTTCTGAACTTGATAAGGAAGAAAAGGAAGAATTTTTGAAAGAGTTAGGAATGGAAGAACCAGGACTTAACGCCGTAATAAGAGAAGGTTACAAGCTTTTAGACCTGATTACCTTTTTCACGGCAGGAGAGCAGGAAGTAAAAGCGTGGACAGTTAAGAAAGGAACGAAAGCGCCCCAAGCAGCAGGAAAAATCCACTCAGACATAGAAAGAGGCTTCATAAGAGCTGAAGTAATCAAGTATGAAGACCTGATAAGAGAAGGCTCCATGCAGGCGTGCAAAGAAAAAGGACTTATGAGACTGGAAGGAAAGGACTACATCGTTCAGGACGGTGACATTATCTACTTCAGGTTTAATGTATAA
- a CDS encoding methyltransferase domain-containing protein — MQRKIVRRNFSKAAAEYNRYAVIQTEVFKEILKRLDLIKNPHPLLDLGCGTAEGMKGYPQSFGIDISFDMCKKAKENLSFTVCAEGEKLPFKNESFKAVISSFSLQWMEVERAIREAHRVLKKDGILILAVPVKGSLEELFNAWQKAFLETKGKKDILFQFPDENKIFETVKENFEIVEAGRKEYILFPERVEEAVKFVTKIGAKNPHRPPLPLKSTVKRFKELFSQNCVIKYKVLFLTAKKV, encoded by the coding sequence ATGCAGCGAAAGATTGTAAGAAGAAATTTCTCAAAAGCAGCAGCAGAATACAACAGATACGCCGTAATACAAACAGAAGTTTTTAAAGAAATTTTGAAAAGATTGGATTTGATAAAAAATCCCCACCCCCTCCTTGACTTAGGCTGCGGAACTGCCGAAGGAATGAAAGGTTATCCTCAGTCTTTTGGAATAGACATTTCTTTTGATATGTGTAAGAAAGCAAAAGAAAACTTAAGCTTTACTGTCTGTGCTGAAGGAGAAAAACTCCCATTTAAAAATGAAAGCTTCAAAGCTGTAATTTCTTCTTTCTCTCTGCAATGGATGGAAGTAGAAAGAGCTATTAGAGAAGCTCACCGCGTTTTAAAAAAAGACGGAATTTTAATCTTAGCTGTTCCTGTAAAGGGAAGTTTAGAGGAACTATTTAACGCCTGGCAAAAAGCTTTTTTAGAAACGAAAGGTAAAAAGGATATCTTGTTTCAGTTTCCTGATGAAAACAAAATATTTGAAACGGTAAAGGAAAATTTTGAAATAGTAGAAGCTGGAAGAAAAGAATACATCTTATTCCCTGAAAGAGTAGAAGAAGCAGTTAAATTTGTAACGAAAATCGGCGCAAAAAATCCCCACCGCCCCCCGCTACCCTTAAAAAGTACGGTTAAAAGGTTTAAAGAACTGTTCTCTCAAAACTGCGTGATAAAGTATAAAGTGCTTTTCCTGACGGCTAAAAAAGTATAA
- the ispG gene encoding flavodoxin-dependent (E)-4-hydroxy-3-methylbut-2-enyl-diphosphate synthase has protein sequence MENWIKRRNSRVIYVGNVPIGGSNPIVVQSMTNTFTEDVESTVKQIKRLEKVGCEIVRVAVPSVEAAEKIPEIKKRISIPLIADIHFDYKLALLSIEKGADCIRINPGNIGELWKIKEIVKSANEKKVPIRIGVNSGSIPKKILTKHGFPSPQALAETALDYAKLFEDLGFTKMKFSLKGSDVRTTVIANQEFASKTDYPIHIGITEAGTLLSGAVKSAVGIGILLYLGIGDTLRVSLSADPVEEVKVAYKILSALELRKVGVEVISCPTCGRCMVDVQAIAEEVEKKLEGIKKPLKVAVMGCAVNGPGEARFADVGIAGAGNYFILFVKGNVVEKKLTKEEALNRLLEEVKKLAGES, from the coding sequence ATGGAGAACTGGATTAAAAGGCGCAATTCACGGGTAATATACGTTGGAAACGTTCCAATAGGTGGTAGTAATCCTATAGTTGTTCAATCTATGACAAATACCTTTACTGAGGACGTTGAAAGTACTGTTAAACAGATTAAACGTCTTGAAAAGGTTGGATGTGAGATAGTAAGAGTTGCTGTTCCTTCAGTTGAAGCAGCTGAAAAAATTCCGGAAATAAAGAAAAGAATTTCCATTCCTCTTATTGCAGATATCCATTTTGACTATAAACTTGCCCTTCTTTCTATAGAGAAAGGGGCAGATTGTATAAGGATAAATCCTGGTAATATTGGAGAACTCTGGAAAATAAAGGAAATAGTAAAGTCAGCAAACGAAAAAAAAGTACCAATAAGGATAGGTGTAAATTCCGGTTCTATTCCGAAAAAAATCCTCACCAAACACGGCTTCCCCTCACCGCAAGCTCTTGCCGAAACAGCTCTTGATTACGCTAAACTCTTTGAAGACCTTGGATTCACAAAAATGAAGTTCTCTTTGAAAGGTTCTGACGTTAGAACTACTGTTATAGCCAATCAAGAGTTTGCTTCTAAAACCGATTATCCAATACATATAGGAATAACCGAAGCAGGAACGCTTCTTTCTGGTGCTGTAAAGTCGGCAGTTGGAATAGGTATTCTGCTTTACTTGGGTATTGGCGATACTTTAAGAGTTTCCCTTTCGGCTGACCCGGTTGAAGAGGTGAAAGTTGCCTATAAGATTCTTTCTGCCCTTGAACTTAGGAAAGTAGGGGTAGAGGTAATTTCCTGTCCTACCTGTGGCAGGTGTATGGTTGACGTTCAGGCAATAGCAGAAGAGGTGGAGAAGAAGTTAGAAGGCATAAAGAAACCGTTGAAGGTGGCTGTAATGGGTTGTGCAGTGAATGGACCAGGAGAAGCCCGTTTCGCCGATGTAGGTATAGCAGGAGCAGGTAATTATTTTATTCTCTTTGTTAAAGGTAACGTTGTTGAAAAAAAATTAACCAAAGAGGAGGCTTTAAACCGATTGCTTGAAGAAGTTAAAAAGTTGGCAGGAGAAAGTTAA
- a CDS encoding dihydroneopterin aldolase has protein sequence MKVTVFIENIKAFIRCGVFEEERKLGGQYEISLYVESEEFVDYQELYSLTMELTEDTYTYMEDFAKELLFRITEKWNPDSVIIRVNKLSVPFKHSFERAGIEIRWVRDGKGKGNKM, from the coding sequence ATGAAGGTAACGGTTTTTATAGAAAACATTAAAGCATTTATTCGCTGTGGCGTTTTTGAAGAAGAAAGGAAGTTGGGCGGACAATACGAGATATCACTTTACGTTGAATCTGAAGAATTCGTTGATTACCAAGAGCTTTACTCTTTAACTATGGAATTAACAGAAGATACTTATACCTATATGGAAGATTTTGCTAAAGAACTTTTATTTCGTATTACGGAGAAATGGAATCCTGATTCAGTTATAATAAGAGTTAATAAGTTAAGTGTTCCTTTCAAACACAGCTTTGAAAGAGCTGGAATAGAGATAAGGTGGGTAAGAGATGGAAAAGGAAAGGGAAATAAAATGTAA
- a CDS encoding GGDEF domain-containing protein → MEKEREIKCKALEKLREKKRLTPSELQFISSVAKETLKFLARNNIPLVPENYVLWFEIFCYILENNLKLSDLEIMGLFKTKYPTTQSLENVLVELESEDKELIKKIVTGITEEIENLIYTLEEHQVSLKQKEDSVREVKDNIEDRNIKDMLSFIITELQTIRAQNNELKKKLEESNQQIKKLTKELEESRKEASTDFLTQVANRASFDRALSDMVKDFYNRNYPFALLMIDIDNFKQINDTYGHQAGDYVLQELARVIKQQLRARDIVARYGGEEFAIILPGVTFSQAVKIAERIRKSVEKHLFKYRDKVIPVTISVGVAVMRDGLDEVSIVEKADKALYLAKRAGKNQVKTDLDVELEE, encoded by the coding sequence ATGGAAAAGGAAAGGGAAATAAAATGTAAAGCACTTGAAAAGCTTAGAGAAAAAAAGAGATTAACTCCATCTGAGCTTCAATTTATAAGCTCTGTTGCTAAAGAAACTTTAAAGTTTCTGGCAAGAAATAATATTCCTCTGGTGCCTGAAAACTACGTTCTGTGGTTTGAAATTTTCTGTTATATACTGGAAAACAACCTTAAATTGTCCGACTTGGAAATAATGGGGTTATTTAAAACCAAATATCCTACAACTCAAAGTCTTGAGAACGTCTTAGTTGAACTTGAATCAGAAGATAAGGAACTAATAAAGAAGATTGTTACAGGCATTACTGAAGAGATAGAGAATCTGATTTATACCCTTGAAGAGCATCAGGTTTCTTTAAAACAAAAAGAAGATTCGGTAAGAGAAGTAAAGGATAATATAGAAGACAGAAATATAAAAGATATGTTGTCTTTTATTATAACTGAATTACAAACTATAAGAGCTCAGAATAACGAGCTTAAAAAGAAACTTGAAGAATCCAATCAGCAGATTAAGAAGTTGACTAAAGAATTAGAAGAATCAAGGAAAGAGGCTTCAACCGATTTCTTGACACAGGTAGCTAATAGAGCGAGCTTTGATAGAGCTTTGAGCGATATGGTAAAAGACTTTTACAATAGAAACTATCCTTTTGCACTTTTGATGATTGATATAGATAACTTTAAGCAAATAAACGATACCTATGGACATCAGGCAGGCGATTACGTTCTTCAGGAGCTTGCGAGAGTTATTAAACAACAGCTTAGAGCGAGAGATATTGTTGCAAGGTACGGTGGAGAAGAGTTCGCTATTATCTTGCCAGGTGTAACTTTTAGTCAGGCTGTAAAAATAGCGGAAAGAATAAGAAAGTCGGTAGAGAAACATCTATTTAAATATAGAGATAAGGTTATTCCTGTAACTATAAGCGTTGGTGTTGCAGTTATGAGAGATGGGCTTGATGAAGTTTCTATAGTGGAAAAAGCGGATAAAGCTTTATATTTAGCTAAAAGGGCAGGAAAAAATCAAGTTAAGACCGACTTAGACGTGGAACTTGAAGAATGA
- a CDS encoding epoxyqueuosine reductase QueH yields MRVLLHICCAPCACYPLKLLKNKGYEVIGLWYNPNIHPLTEYAKRLSAVRKLEELESIKIIYFDSYSLKDWLRKVVFREEKPVRCQICYADRLEFTASIAKKGKFDAFTSTLFYSKFQSRELMVPIAETAAKKYGVQFLNVDFREGWKEGIDISKNYKLYRQQYCGCIYSEAERYLKKGKVEDSWIVEQVLKDCENLKSSVN; encoded by the coding sequence ATGAGAGTTCTGCTTCATATCTGCTGTGCTCCGTGCGCTTGCTATCCCCTTAAATTATTGAAGAATAAAGGTTATGAAGTTATAGGGTTGTGGTATAACCCCAATATCCATCCTTTAACAGAATATGCTAAAAGGCTTTCTGCTGTTAGAAAACTGGAAGAGTTGGAGAGTATAAAAATTATTTACTTTGACTCATACTCTTTAAAGGATTGGTTAAGGAAGGTAGTGTTCAGAGAAGAAAAACCTGTAAGATGTCAGATTTGTTACGCTGACAGGTTGGAATTTACCGCTTCTATTGCCAAAAAAGGCAAGTTTGATGCTTTTACTTCAACTCTTTTTTACAGCAAGTTTCAAAGTAGAGAGCTTATGGTTCCAATAGCGGAAACTGCAGCTAAGAAATACGGCGTTCAATTTCTAAACGTTGATTTCAGAGAGGGCTGGAAAGAGGGGATAGATATTTCTAAAAATTACAAACTTTATAGACAGCAGTACTGCGGTTGCATTTATTCAGAGGCGGAGCGTTACCTAAAAAAAGGTAAAGTAGAAGATTCTTGGATTGTTGAGCAGGTTTTAAAGGATTGTGAAAACCTTAAGAGTTCAGTTAATTAA
- a CDS encoding EAL domain-containing protein, with translation MRGKFQDFINLYGITPENLKEIRSLSSIFDAKTKEKISKRTHEFVIKYLPESAKLLEDLGATNAFSGTIEKFIDYLLNPGEQLFTYVETVAKTHITGSEIPLKDFLKDYTEFINAILTEVEIPPEKLDAFKKFILMLIAILTFITDTYINTIKEKAEVDPITKLPSKSKLIFKTHETLKNFKTAVLLDIENFTEYNLYYGYNVGNSILATIASLLQLNFYGCYVTRLQNDEFFIATKLPIGEVKKKLYKIQKELEEHPLSIPTSFGLENIKIEFTGVLLNTKMDENLKFNDLMWVLYNSLKEINDKFIEKIHIITREEFLNRLDNKRIITDLLFSLNQKHIKLSVQKVVNIFTGETFFKEILARIIFPNGKIISPALFINFTANSTIEKKLDRLVIESLFQLIKEKAINDRVSINVSQIFLQDDFYWLLSQMDKYGIPNEQLIIELTERADILTTKALRKKLEELKKRGISVFIDDYGVKFSNYNLLKELQVDGIKIDGSIIESLQKNPLDELFVNSVIEFAKIKDVYIVAEYIETKEQLEKLKNLSDKNKFCLIYGQGYLWGKPELIN, from the coding sequence GTGAGGGGTAAGTTTCAAGATTTCATAAACTTGTACGGCATTACGCCAGAAAATTTAAAAGAAATTAGGAGTCTATCTTCTATTTTTGATGCAAAAACGAAAGAAAAAATTAGTAAAAGAACGCACGAATTTGTCATCAAATATCTACCAGAATCAGCAAAACTGCTGGAAGATTTAGGGGCAACGAACGCATTTTCCGGAACTATAGAAAAATTCATTGACTATTTGTTAAATCCTGGAGAACAGTTGTTTACTTACGTTGAGACAGTTGCAAAAACACATATAACAGGCTCCGAAATACCATTAAAAGACTTCTTAAAGGATTACACTGAATTCATAAACGCCATACTGACAGAAGTAGAAATACCTCCCGAAAAGTTAGACGCCTTTAAAAAGTTCATACTAATGTTAATAGCTATCTTGACATTCATAACTGACACTTACATCAATACAATAAAAGAAAAAGCAGAAGTTGACCCAATAACTAAATTACCTTCCAAGTCAAAACTCATTTTTAAAACGCATGAAACGCTCAAGAATTTCAAGACAGCAGTTTTATTAGATATAGAAAACTTTACAGAGTACAATCTTTACTACGGTTACAATGTAGGGAATTCCATATTAGCAACGATAGCTTCTCTCCTCCAACTCAACTTTTACGGTTGCTACGTAACAAGGCTTCAGAACGATGAATTCTTCATCGCTACAAAACTACCTATAGGAGAAGTAAAAAAGAAACTTTATAAAATACAAAAAGAGCTGGAAGAACACCCACTATCAATTCCTACCTCATTTGGTTTGGAAAACATAAAAATAGAATTTACAGGTGTACTCCTGAACACAAAAATGGATGAAAACTTAAAGTTCAACGACCTTATGTGGGTTTTATACAACTCTTTGAAAGAAATCAACGATAAATTTATTGAGAAAATCCACATAATAACCCGCGAAGAATTCCTAAATAGATTAGACAACAAAAGAATAATCACTGACCTTTTGTTTTCGCTTAATCAAAAACATATCAAATTATCAGTCCAGAAGGTAGTTAACATATTTACAGGAGAAACGTTTTTTAAGGAAATCCTCGCTCGTATTATATTTCCTAACGGAAAAATCATATCACCAGCGCTATTCATAAACTTTACAGCTAATTCAACTATAGAAAAGAAATTAGACCGCCTTGTGATAGAAAGTTTATTTCAACTAATAAAAGAAAAAGCCATAAACGACAGAGTTTCCATTAACGTATCACAAATATTTTTACAAGATGACTTCTACTGGCTTTTAAGCCAGATGGATAAATATGGAATTCCTAACGAGCAGCTTATTATTGAATTAACTGAAAGAGCAGATATACTAACAACCAAAGCTTTAAGAAAAAAGTTAGAAGAGTTAAAAAAGCGAGGAATATCTGTTTTCATTGACGACTATGGAGTTAAATTTTCAAATTATAACTTACTAAAAGAATTACAAGTTGATGGCATTAAAATTGATGGTTCAATCATAGAAAGCCTACAAAAAAATCCTCTTGATGAACTATTCGTAAACAGCGTTATTGAATTTGCAAAAATAAAAGACGTCTACATAGTCGCAGAATACATTGAAACCAAAGAGCAACTTGAGAAACTAAAAAATCTCTCAGATAAAAACAAGTTCTGCCTTATTTACGGACAAGGATACTTATGGGGTAAACCGGAATTAATTAACTGA